The genomic stretch GTGCAACCTCGGGACGTTCAGGGGGGCCAGCGCGGCGGGCAAGGTGCGCAGGCGGGCCAGTCCCGCCCCGAAGTCCTCGATGGTCAGGCCCCAGGCCTGCAACTCGGGGCCGCGCTCGTGCAGACGCGCCAGCTGCTCGGGGGTCAGGTGCAGCAGCTCCGGCTCGGGCAGTTCCGCCGGGTGCTCGGCGTCCAGTGCGCGGGTCAGGTGCTCGAACAGGGCGCGTTCGTGCGCCGCGTGCGCGTCCACCACCCACAGGTCCCCCTCGCCCTGCGCGAGCAGGTACAGCTCCTGATACACGCCCAGCAGCGTCAACGCCGGGAACGCCGCGTGCCCCGGTGCCGGGGCGGGCTGTGCCGCCGGGCGCAACTCCGGCAGCGCCCGCGCCAGCGGATGCGTCGCCAGGGCCGCTGCCACCGCCGCCCGCACCCGCGCCGCCACGCCCGTCAGGTCCGCCAGCGCCACCACCTGCTTCGCCGGGTGCACGTTCGGGTTGTGATCCTCCGGCGCGACCGTCACGTCCAGCACGCACAGCGGCGCCACACCCGCCGGGAGGAGCTCCGCGAAGCCCTCGATCACGGCGCGTTCCAGGTCCGGCGGGGCCAGCACGGGCCGACCGTTCACGCTGAAATGCATCCGGTCGCGCCGCGCCCGCGTCAACTCCGGGCGCGACACCACCCCGCCCACCCCCTCGCCCGAAACAGCCAGGACGCGGTTCGCGCTCAGCGGGCCGTACACGCTCGCCACCGCGCCCCGGTGATCGCTGGGGGCGTGTGTCAGGCGCACCTCGCCGTCCACCGTCAGCCGCCAGTGCAGGGCCGGATGGTGCAGCACGTAGCGGCCCAGCAGCGCCGTCACCTCCCGCACCTCGGATGCCGCCGGGGCCTGCGTCCGCAGCCGCGCGGGCAGCCGCGCGAACAGGCTGCGCACCGTCACGGTCGTTCCGGCCGGGGCGGACGCGCGGGCCACCTGCACGTCCTCGCCCTGGGCCAGCACCTCGCAGGCACCCACCTGCGCCGCCGGACGCGACACCA from Deinococcus soli (ex Cha et al. 2016) encodes the following:
- the mutL gene encoding DNA mismatch repair endonuclease MutL, whose protein sequence is MTSPDIHVLPAHVARLIAAGEVVSRPLDVVRELVDNALDAGATRIEVEVDGGGLRLVRVRDNGAGIPAGSVGLAPLRHATSKLSPQARSVDGVTTLGFRGEALWAAAQAGELHVVSRPAAQVGACEVLAQGEDVQVARASAPAGTTVTVRSLFARLPARLRTQAPAASEVREVTALLGRYVLHHPALHWRLTVDGEVRLTHAPSDHRGAVASVYGPLSANRVLAVSGEGVGGVVSRPELTRARRDRMHFSVNGRPVLAPPDLERAVIEGFAELLPAGVAPLCVLDVTVAPEDHNPNVHPAKQVVALADLTGVAARVRAAVAAALATHPLARALPELRPAAQPAPAPGHAAFPALTLLGVYQELYLLAQGEGDLWVVDAHAAHERALFEHLTRALDAEHPAELPEPELLHLTPEQLARLHERGPELQAWGLTIEDFGAGLARLRTLPAALAPLNVPRLHEQIVESALGDGPDPRRAVLAQLACAPALKAGMLDLGRGQAVLDALAGCEHPWACPHGRPTVLRLSERDLAHAFGRRGARDVPRGRDAAPTGGPGVSGS